A window of the Trichoderma asperellum chromosome 4, complete sequence genome harbors these coding sequences:
- a CDS encoding uncharacterized protein (EggNog:ENOG41~TransMembrane:6 (o6-27i34-52o64-83i189-211o217-237i258-291o)): MTSLSLPPSPLFQLTPFFLLLLLYGLCPQHFPPSTATTMLFVLYAILAQLAIHRASTISILHNASIILLSAAHLAVAAIYTLYYTAPAVVRARNALFAYFDRVHRQIRLLKNLLKIRYRVPTPTCLTLPLDILREDDAFEKTASVYSQNTVSASQWRCKELSSFVPPPFERRGYLPYQPYPIVWFFRNLFYFMRAIVLCVYTTFLSIFFTVKFFHDTTVSSICFTGACFTFVIKRIVKPYFRLPWHLVKFIIRQFPTFTFFAVHLTVTFIVLSFGEMTALWTCIFTEFWLLSRLERL; this comes from the coding sequence atgacttctctctcccttcccCCATCGCCCCTCTTCCAACTCAcgcccttcttcctcctcctgctcctctACGGCCTCTGCCCACAGCACTTCCCCCCCTCCACCGCAACAACCATGCTCTTCGTCCTCTACGCCATCCTCGCCCAGCTCGCCATCCACCGCGCCTCCACaatctccatcctccacaacgccagcatcatcctcctcagcgCCGCCCACCTCGCAGTCGCCGCAATCTACACGCTCTACTACACCGCCCCGGCGGTCGTCCGCGCTCGAAACGCCCTCTTCGCCTACTTTGACAGAGTGCACCGGCAGATTCGCCTGCTGAAGAATTTGCTAAAGATTAGATATCGCGTCCCGACTCCGACTTGCTTGACGCTGCCGCTTGATATACTGCGCGAGGATGATGCCTTTGAAAAAACAGCCTCGGTATACTCACAAAATACAGTCTCTGCCTCTCAATGGCGTTGTAAAGAACTAAGCAGCTTTGTCCCTCCGCCGTTCGAAAGGCGCGGGTATCTGCCCTATCAGCCATATCCAATCGTCTGGTTCTTCCGCAACTTATTTTACTTCATGCGAGCTATTGTACTATGCGTTTATACCACGTTTCTATCAATATTCTTCACTGTAAAGTTCTTCCACGACACAACAGTCTCGTCTATCTGTTTCACAGGAGCCTGCTTCACCTTCGTTATCAAGCGCATTGTCAAGCCGTACTTCCGCTTACCATGGCACCTCGTAAAGTTCATTATTCGACAATTTCCAACTTTTACCTTCTTCGCTGTGCATCTCACTGTCACATTTATTGTATTGTCCTTTGGAGAGATGACTGCTCTGTGGACGTGTATATTTACGGAATTCTGGCTACTATCCCGGCTAGAGCGCTTATGA